From Sphingomonas sp. PAMC26645:
CCCCCCAGATGACATCGCCAAAGCCCGCGCCGAGTGCCAAGCCGCAGCCGGCCACCGATGCCGCGGCCGAGCCGATCGTCTCGCGCCACACTGCCGCTGCAACACGCGCGCCGCTCGAGGCGTTGACGCGGATGATGGTAAAACCCGAGACAGGCAATGACGGCACGCTGGAAGGCCTGGTGCGCGAAATGCTCCGCCCGATGCTGCGCGAATGGATCGACGCCAACCTTCCCAACATGGTCGAGGACATGGTTTCGCGTGAGATCGCCAAGATCATGAACCAGCAGACCTAGGCTCTCCAGTCACGGGCGCGGACGCGAGGCTGGTTTCCTCGCGTCGCGCTCGCTAAGGCTCGGCGCATGAGCGAGCTTCCCAAAACCTTCGACCCTGCCTCCATCGAATCGCGCTGGTATGCGCATTGGGAGGCGAGCGGCCAGTTCCGCCCCGACCGGCCGAACGCCGAGCCCTGGACGATCGTCAACCCGCCGCCCAACGTCACGGGCAGCCTGCACATCGGCCACGCGCTCGATAACACGCTGCAGGACATCCTGACGCGCCACGCGCGGCTGAAGGGCAAGGACGCGTTGTGGGTGGTCGGCACCGATCACGCGGGCATCGCGACGCAGATGGTGGTTGAGCGCCAGATGGGCGCGCTCAATCCCCCGCAGAAGCGCACGGACATGACGCGCGAAGAATTCGTCGCGAAGGTCTGGGCGTGGAAGGAAGAGAGCGGCGGCGAGATCACGCAGCAGCTCCGCCGGCTCGGCTGCTCGATGGACTGGGCGAACGAGCGCTTCACGATGGATGAGGGCTTCTCGAAGGCCGTCCTGAAAGTGTTCGTCGACCTCCACAAGGAGGGGCTGCTTTACCGCGACAAGCGTCTCGTGAACTGGGATCCGGGCCTCGGCACCGCGATCAGCGACCTCGAGGTCGAGACGCGCGAGATCAAGGGCAGCTTCTGGCATTTGCGCTATCCGCTCGAAGACGGATCGGGCTTCATCGAGGTCGCGACCACGCGGCCCGAGACGATGCTCGCCGACATGGCGGTGGCGGTGAACGCCTCCGACGAACGCTACATCGCGCTGATCGGCAAGCAGGTGAAGCTGCCGATCACCGGACGCCTGATCCCGATCATCGCCGACGACCATGCCGATCCGGAGCTGGGTTCGGGCGCGGTGAAGATCACGCCGGGCCACGACTTCAACGATTTCGAGGTCGGCAAGCGGGCAGGGATGGCCGCCGGATCGATGCTCAACATGCTCGATGCGAAGGCGCGGGTGGTGCAGGTTTCGGACGGGCTGATCCCGGCCGAGCTGCTCGGGCTGACGACCGCGGAGGCGCGGAAAGCCGTGGTCGCGCGGCTGAAGGACGAAGGCTTCCTGATCGCACATGTCGACAAGGACGGCGAAGAGCATGACGCCGAGCCGCGCACGATCCAGACGCCGTATGGCGACCGCTCGGGCGTGGTGATCGAGCCGTGGCTGACCGACCAATGGTATGTCGACGCAAAGACGCTCGCGCAGCCGGCGATCGAGGCGGTGCGCACCGGCGCGATCGATATCGTGCCCAAGACCTGGGAGAAGACGTTCTTCAACTGGATGGAGAACATCCAGCCTTGGTGTGTGTCACGGCAGCTGTGGTGGGGGCATCGTATTCCGGCGTGGTTCGGGCCGACGCTTGCAACCAACGACCCAGACAATTCCGACTTGACGGCGGCTATTTCGGATAGAGCGTTCGTCGCACTGGACGAAGAAGAACTGAAACAGCAGCTGGCGGAATACTATGGGCCAGATCGAGAATTCGTTTTTCTCGAGACGGAGGACGATTATCTCGATTGGGATACTGCACTTTCCAGCAACTTTGCCCTTGCCGAGCAAAACCGGGGGAAGGTGCCAATTTACCGCGACCCCGATGTGCTCGACACCTGGTTCTCGTCCGCCCTCTGGCCCTTCGCCACACTCGGTTGGCCCGAGGAGGGTGCCGTTCCCTCTCCCCTGCGGGGAGAGGGCCAGGGTAAGGGGCAGCCAAGCAGCGCAGCGCCCGGTACGACCCCTCACCCCGACCCTCTCCCCGCAGGGGAGAGGGAGCAGAAGCAGTTGGGCGGGCGCTACCCGAACGACGTGCTCATTTCCGGCTTCGACATCCTGTTCTTCTGGAACGCGCGGATGATGATGCAGGGGCTGCACTTCATGAAGGACGTGCCGTTCCGCACGCTCTACCTCCACGGCCTCGTCCGCGCGGCGGACGGCGCGAAGATGTCGAAGTCGAAGGGCAACGTCGTCAACCCGCTCGGGCTGATCGACACCTACGGCGCCGACGCGCTGCGCTTCTTCATGGCCGCGATGGAGAGCCAGGGCCGCGACATCAAGATGGATGAGAAGCGAGTCGAGGGCTATCGCAACTTCGCCACCAAGCTGTGGAACGCAGCCCGGTTCGCACAGGCCAACGGCATCGTCGCCAGCACGACGCTGGAGGCACCGCGCGCCGAACTGGCGGTCAACAAGTGGATCATCGCCGAGACGATCGCGACCGTCCAGACGGTCGACCTCGCGCTCGCCGACTACCGCTTCGACGGCGCCGCCAACGCGATCTACCAGTTCGCGTGGAGCCGGTTCTGCGACTGGTATCTGGAACTCATCAAGCCACAGATGGTCGGCGACGAGCGCGGCGTCATCGATGACGAATCGAAGGCGGTCGCAGGCTGGGTGCTCGACCAGATCCTGGTGCTGCTCCACCCGTTCATGCCGTTCATCACCGAGGAACTCTGGCACGCGATGGGCCCGCGCGATCACGACCTGATCGTCGCGAAATGGCCAATGGCGGACGCGCGCGCGCTCGATCCCGAGGCGAGCAAGGAAGTCGACTGGCTGATCCGCCTGGTTCAGGAAATCCGCACCGCACGGAATGAGTTGAACGTCCCGCCGGGCGCGCGCCTGCCGCTTCACGTCCGCGATGCGAACGCAGCGACCTTGGGGCGACTGGAGCGCCAGGCACCAGCGCTCGCGCGTCTCGCCCGCGTCACGCACGCCGACGGCGAAGCCACCGGCGGCGCGGCGCAGGTCGTGGTCGACGAAGCGACGTTCGTCCTGCCGCTCGAAGGCGTCATCGACCTCGACTCCGAACGCGCCCGCCTGACCAAGGCGATCGCAGCGGCAGAGAAGGAGCGCGACGCGCTGTCCGGTCGCCTAGGCAACGCCAGCTTCGTCGAACGCGCCAAGCCCGAAGCGGTGGAGAAGGCGAAGGCGGATCATGCCGACAAGGCTGCCGAAGCTGCGCGGTTGCAGGCGGCGCTCGGTCGCTTGGGCTGACCTGCTCCCCTCCCGCCTGCGGGAGGGGTTGGGGGAGGGGCGTGCCCCAAGAAGCCGGACGCCAGTACGTACGTCGCACCCTCCCCTGACCCCTCCCGCAAGCGGGAGGGGAATGCGTAGTGTAATTCGGTCTTACTCAAACCAAACACCCGTCACCCTAACGAAAGCTGGGGTATCCCAGTGCTTAACCACACCCGCCACCCGATAACCTGGACACCCCAGCTTTCGCTGGGGTGACGGTTTGAGGCGGGGTGGCTCTGCCGTGCAGAGTATCCGACCACCTTCTTGTTCTCCCGCGAAGGCGGGAGCCCAGACTGGGTCCCCGCCTTCGCGGGGAAACACGGCCCGCTGGCATCGCGCGCGGGACCTACCGGCTTGTTCCGGAGTTCACTCCGCGGCTAGGCACTCGACATGACAGGGCGCCTGCCCGTTCGCCGGTATATGCCGGACCGAGTTCGGCCTGACGGAGAGACTGTGTGAGCGACCTTCCATCCGACATCGAGACCGGCTCCATTCACCGCGACGCCTCTAGCCCGAATGCCGACCGCCCCCGAGGCAAACCCGGCCAGCGCGACCTGACCACCGGTCACATCGGCCGCACGCTGCTCGCCTTCGCGCTCCCAACGCTCGGCTCGAACATCCTCCAGTCGCTCAACGGCTCGATCAACGCGATCTGGGTCGGGCGCTATCTCGGCGAGGGCGCGCTCGCCGCGACCTCGAACGCGAACATCATCATGTTCCTTACCTTCGGCGCGGTGTTCGGGTTCGGCATGGCAGCGACTATTCTCGTCGGCCAGAGCTTCGGCCGCCACGACCTGGAGGGCGCACGCCGCGCGTTCGGGTCCGCGGTCGGCCTCGTCCTCGGTAACGCGATCGTGATCGCCGCGCTCGGCTGGGTGTTCGCGCCCGAGATCCTGCACCTGCTCGCCACCCCAGGCGACGCGATGCCGCTCGCGCTCGCGTATCTGCGCGTGATCTTCCTCGGGTTGCCCGCCTCGATGATGATGGTGCTGCTGATGATGGGGCTGCGCGGGACCGGCGATTCGATGACGCCGCTCTGGTTCATGCTGCTCAGCGCGATCCTCGACAGCGGGCTCAACCCGCTGCTGATCGCCGGCATCGGGCCGTTCCCGCAGATGGGGATCGCCGGTTCGGCGATGGCGACGTTGGTCGCCAGCCACGTCTCGCTGCTCGGGCTGGTCGTCTATATCTACAGGCGCGACCTGCCGCTGCGGCTTCGCGGCAACGAACTTCGCTACCTCATTCCTGAGCGCGCGCTGACCGGCACGATCGTCAGGAAGGGCCTGCCGATGGGCGCGCAGATGCTCGTCATGTCGACCGCCGGCCTCGCGATGGTCGGGCTGGTCAACCGGCTCGGTGTCGATACCGCGGCGGCCTATGCCGTGTCGCAGCAGCTGTGGACGTATATCCAGATGCCCGCGCTCGCGATCGGCGCGGCGGTCAGTTCGATGGCGGCGCAGAATATCGGTGCGGGGCGCTGGGACCGGGTTGGCGACATCACGAAGTACGGCCTGCTCTTCAACATCGCGCTGACCGGAGCGATGGTCGGCGTGGTCATCCTTTTCGATCGTCCGTTCATGACGCTGTTCATCGGCGGCGCGAGCCCCGCGCTGCCGATCGCGCGGCATATCCAGTTGATCGCGAGTTGGAACTTCATCCTGTTTGGCGCGACGATGGTGCTGTTCTCGACCGTCCGCGCGAACGGCGCGGTGATCGCGCCGCTGATCGCGCTGATCGTCGCGCTGTATCCAGTGCGGATCGGCTTCGCCCTGCTCGCAAAACCGTGGCTCGGCGCGGACGCGTTGTGGTGGAGCTTTCCGCTGGGGTCGCTCGCGACGCTGGCGATCGCGGCGTGGTATTATCGCTATGGGAACTGGCGCAAGGGCGCGCTGGTGTTGCCCGACGACAGCGAGGAACAAGCGCACGGCATGAGCGAGCCAGGCGGGCGGTTGCAGCCGACGGGGTGAGTCCAACCGCGCTCCCCTCCCTGAAAGGGAGGGGCTGGGGGTGGGTAGGTCGGCTCGTGTCCCCACGTTCGGATGTGCGGAAGCCGACCCACCCCCGACCCCTCCCTTCCAGGGGGGAAGCCTACCGCAGCCGTTTCACGAACGAACGTCCACCTTCCCGGCGCTCATGCTGGAAGTTCGGGATCGTCTCGATCAGGTCCGATAGCCGGTTGAACCCGTAATTGCGCGCATCGAAGCTCGACCGGTTCCCCGCGAGCTGGCCGAGTTCGGCGACGCTGGCATACCCCTTCTCGTCGCGCTTCACCGCATTGTACGCATCGATCAGCAGCTTGATCACCTGCTCGTCGATCGGCTGCGCGGTCTTTGGCCGAGCGACCGGCGCTGGCGTAGCGGGCTTCTCGCCAGCCACCGGAGCAGGCACTGGCGCGGGCATAGCCTGCGACGTCTCGTTCAGCGCGCCGACGTCGATGAACCGCGTGCAGGCCTGGCGGAATCCCTCGGGCGTGCGGCTGGTGCCGAAGC
This genomic window contains:
- a CDS encoding DUF2497 domain-containing protein, producing MGDVNGEPSMEEILSSIKRIIAEEGDTPGRSRRPSRATSAPVDLDPAYFDGDHDDDEILELSDPMPDRTPRPPKSPVLNAADTPPEPRHAAPQMAPQMTSPKPAPSAKPQPATDAAAEPIVSRHTAAATRAPLEALTRMMVKPETGNDGTLEGLVREMLRPMLREWIDANLPNMVEDMVSREIAKIMNQQT
- a CDS encoding MATE family efflux transporter, with amino-acid sequence MTTGHIGRTLLAFALPTLGSNILQSLNGSINAIWVGRYLGEGALAATSNANIIMFLTFGAVFGFGMAATILVGQSFGRHDLEGARRAFGSAVGLVLGNAIVIAALGWVFAPEILHLLATPGDAMPLALAYLRVIFLGLPASMMMVLLMMGLRGTGDSMTPLWFMLLSAILDSGLNPLLIAGIGPFPQMGIAGSAMATLVASHVSLLGLVVYIYRRDLPLRLRGNELRYLIPERALTGTIVRKGLPMGAQMLVMSTAGLAMVGLVNRLGVDTAAAYAVSQQLWTYIQMPALAIGAAVSSMAAQNIGAGRWDRVGDITKYGLLFNIALTGAMVGVVILFDRPFMTLFIGGASPALPIARHIQLIASWNFILFGATMVLFSTVRANGAVIAPLIALIVALYPVRIGFALLAKPWLGADALWWSFPLGSLATLAIAAWYYRYGNWRKGALVLPDDSEEQAHGMSEPGGRLQPTG
- a CDS encoding valine--tRNA ligase — its product is MSELPKTFDPASIESRWYAHWEASGQFRPDRPNAEPWTIVNPPPNVTGSLHIGHALDNTLQDILTRHARLKGKDALWVVGTDHAGIATQMVVERQMGALNPPQKRTDMTREEFVAKVWAWKEESGGEITQQLRRLGCSMDWANERFTMDEGFSKAVLKVFVDLHKEGLLYRDKRLVNWDPGLGTAISDLEVETREIKGSFWHLRYPLEDGSGFIEVATTRPETMLADMAVAVNASDERYIALIGKQVKLPITGRLIPIIADDHADPELGSGAVKITPGHDFNDFEVGKRAGMAAGSMLNMLDAKARVVQVSDGLIPAELLGLTTAEARKAVVARLKDEGFLIAHVDKDGEEHDAEPRTIQTPYGDRSGVVIEPWLTDQWYVDAKTLAQPAIEAVRTGAIDIVPKTWEKTFFNWMENIQPWCVSRQLWWGHRIPAWFGPTLATNDPDNSDLTAAISDRAFVALDEEELKQQLAEYYGPDREFVFLETEDDYLDWDTALSSNFALAEQNRGKVPIYRDPDVLDTWFSSALWPFATLGWPEEGAVPSPLRGEGQGKGQPSSAAPGTTPHPDPLPAGEREQKQLGGRYPNDVLISGFDILFFWNARMMMQGLHFMKDVPFRTLYLHGLVRAADGAKMSKSKGNVVNPLGLIDTYGADALRFFMAAMESQGRDIKMDEKRVEGYRNFATKLWNAARFAQANGIVASTTLEAPRAELAVNKWIIAETIATVQTVDLALADYRFDGAANAIYQFAWSRFCDWYLELIKPQMVGDERGVIDDESKAVAGWVLDQILVLLHPFMPFITEELWHAMGPRDHDLIVAKWPMADARALDPEASKEVDWLIRLVQEIRTARNELNVPPGARLPLHVRDANAATLGRLERQAPALARLARVTHADGEATGGAAQVVVDEATFVLPLEGVIDLDSERARLTKAIAAAEKERDALSGRLGNASFVERAKPEAVEKAKADHADKAAEAARLQAALGRLG
- a CDS encoding NYN domain-containing protein yields the protein MIDTTTRNIALLIDADNASAATLDPVLTVLAELGTVNVRRVYGNWSKPALKAWSDMSIKHGIEPQQQFDLTKGKNATDMKMTIDAMDLLFRGRIDGFGIMSSDSDFMPLATRIRQDGIPVYGFGTSRTPEGFRQACTRFIDVGALNETSQAMPAPVPAPVAGEKPATPAPVARPKTAQPIDEQVIKLLIDAYNAVKRDEKGYASVAELGQLAGNRSSFDARNYGFNRLSDLIETIPNFQHERREGGRSFVKRLR